The following proteins are encoded in a genomic region of Oncorhynchus kisutch isolate 150728-3 linkage group LG4, Okis_V2, whole genome shotgun sequence:
- the LOC109889692 gene encoding protein fem-1 homolog B → MESLAGYVYKAAAEGRVLTLVALLLNHSKPETRYLLSYVTHLAGQRSTPLIIAARNGHDKVVRLLLDHYRVDTEQTGTVRFDGYVIDGATALWCAAGAGHFEVVRQLVCHQAKVNHTTVTNSTPLRAACFDGCLDIVKYLVDHQAKIGIANKYDNTCLMIAAYKGHTDVVGFLLEHGADPNSKAHCGATALHFAAEAGHLDIVKELVRCQAAMVVNGHGMTPIKVAAESCKAEVVELLLSHADCGPHSRIEALELLGASFANDRDNYDILKTYHYLYLAMLERHRNPVSLIAKELLPPIEAYSGRGECCTLQELEAIRADRNALHMEGLMVRERILGSDNIDVSHPIIYRGAVYADNMEFDQCIKLWLHALHLRQKGNRNTHKDLLRFAQVFSQMVHLKEPVGAEPVEQVLHCSVLEIQRNIARVEAAPEAELHTAMDNYESNMFTFLYLVCISTKTVCGEEARAHVNEQIYNLIQLDPRSREGLSLLHLAISSSTPVDDFHTNDVCSFPNAQVTKLLLDCGAQVNAVDHEGNSPLHIIVQYNRPISDFLTLHAIIISLVEAGAHTDMTNKQKKTPLDKSTTGVSEILLKTQMKMSLKCLAARAVRQHQITFRNQIPKTLEEFVEFH, encoded by the exons ATGGAGTCGCTTGCCGGGTACGTCTACAAAGCGGCCGCTGAGGGCCGAGTCCTGACGCTGGTCGCCTTGCTGCTCAACCACTCCAAGCCAGAGACACGATATCTACTGAGTTATGTGACCCACCTCGCCGGCCAAAGGTCAACTCCTCTCATCATCGCAGCTCGAAACGGACATGACAAAGTTGTGAGGCTGCTGCTGGATCACTACAGGGTGGATACTGAACAAACTGGCACAGTCAGATTTGACGG gtATGTCATTGATGGGGCCACTGCTCTGTGGTGTGCGGCTGGCGCAGGACACTTTGAGGTAGTCCGCCAGTTGGTGTGCCACCAGGCCAAAGTCAACCACACCACTGTCACCAACTCCACCCCCCTGAGGGCAGCCTGCTTTGACGGGTGTCTGGACATTGTGAAATACCTGGTGGACCACCAGGCCAAAATCGGCATCGCCAACAAGTACGACAACACCTGCCTGATGATTGCTGCCTACAAGGGCCATACGGACGTAGTGGGCTTCCTGCTGGAGCATGGAGCTGACCCCAACTCCAAGGCCCACTGTGGGGCCACCGCCCTGCACTTTGCTGCTGAGGCGGGCCACCTGGACATCGTTAAGGAGCTGGTGCGCTGCCAGGCTGCCATGGTGGTGAACGGCCACGGCATGACACCGATCAAGGTGGCGGCGGAGAGCTGCAAGGCGGAGGTGGTGGAGCTGCTGCTGTCTCATGCCGACTGTGGCCCGCACAGCCGCATCGAGGCCCTTGAGCTGCTGGGTGCCTCGTTCGCCAACGACCGGGACAACTATGACATCCTCAAGACCTACCACTACCTGTACCTGGCCATGCTGGAGCGCCACCGCAATCCCGTCAGCCTCATCGCCAAGGAGCTGCTTCCACCCATCGAGGCCTACAGCGGCCGGGGCGAGTGCTGCACCCTGCAGGAGCTGGAGGCAATCCGGGCAGACCGCAACGCGCTGCACATGGAGGGCCTGATGGTGCGTGAGCGTATCCTGGGATCGGATAACATTGATGTGTCGCATCCCATCATCTACCGGGGAGCTGTGTACGCCGACAATATGGAGTTCGACCAGTGCATCAAGCTATGGCTGCACGCGCTGCACCTGCGTCAGAAGGGCAACCGCAACACGCACAAGGACCTGCTGCGGTTCGCTCAGGTCTTCTCCCAGATGGTGCACCTGAAAGAGCCGGTGGGGGCGGAGCCAGTGGAGCAGGTGTTACACTGCAGCGTGCTGGAGATCCAGAGGAACATCGCAAGGGTGGAGGCGGCGCCTGAGGCAGAGCTGCACACGGCCATGGACAACTACGAGTCCAATATGTTCACCTTCCTCTACCTGGTGTGTATCAGCACCAAGACTGTGTGCGGCGAGGAGGCACGTGCCCATGTCAACGAGCAGATATACAACCTGATCCAGCTGGACCCGCGTTCACGGGAGGGCTTGTCCCTGTTGCACCTGGCCATCAGCTCCAGCACGCCTGTGGACGACTTCCACACCAACGACGTGTGCAGCTTCCCCAATGCTCAGGTCACCAAGCTGCTGCTGGACTGCGGTGCGCAAGTGAACGCGGTGGACCACGAGGGCAACAGTCCTCTGCACATCATCGTCCAGTACAACCGGCCTATCAGCGACTTCCTGACACTGCACGCCATCATCATCAGCCTGGTGGAGGCTGGCGCCCACACTGACATGACCAACAAGCAGAAGAAGACGCCACTGGACAAGAGCACCACAGGTGTGTCGGAGATCCTGCTCAAGACCCAGATGAAGATGAGCCTCAAGTGCCTGGCGGCACGTGCCGTGCGCCAGCACCAAATCACCTTCCGCAACCAGATCCCTAAGACCCTGGAGGAGTTTGTGGAGTTCCACTGA